TTCAAAAATTTAACAACCAACCCTCTCATCAGAATAGTTTAAAAGCAACTAATCTGAGTAGAGAACAACGAATTGCACTTTTAGAGTTCCTAATTAAAAAAATATCGTCATAAACCTTTGTTTTTATCACGATATTAGTTATAATATTTTTTGTGTGGGTTCAAAACACACGGCAATGTGAAAGGGGGAAATAGACATGCCAACAATTAACCAATTAGTTAAATCTAACCGTGAAAAGAAAACTTGAAAAACTAAAGCACCAGCCCTTAACCGTGGGATTAATACTTTACAAAAAAAAGTTACTAAAGTTTCTTCACCACAAAAACGCGGAGTATGTACTCGGGTAGCGACAATGACACCTAAAAAACCTAACTCTGCTTTACGTAAATATGCACGGGTAAGATTAACCAACGGGATGGAAGTTAATGCTTATATTCCAGGAGAAGGACATAATTTACAAGAACACTCTGTGGTCTTAATCCGAGGAGGAAGAGTTAAGGACTTACCAGGAGTTCGTTATCACATTATCCGTGGAACTTTAGATACCCAAGCTGTTAATAATCGTCAACAAGCTCGCTCACGTTATGGAGCAAAAAAACCAAAAGCTTAAGTTGATTATTAAAGTCTTTTAAAAACATGATGAAAATATTAAATAAATTTAGAGAGAAAAAGGAGGGAAACTATGCGTAAAAATCAAGCTGAAAAAAGAGATGTCTTACCAGATCCAGTTTATAATTCAAAACTAGTTACTAGAACAGTTAATAAAATTATGTTGGATGGTAAAAAAGGAACTGCCCAAACAATTTTGTACCAAGCCTTTGAGATTATCAAAGAAAAAACCCAAGAAAATCCCATTGATGTTTTCAATAAAGCAATTGAAAACATTCAACCACATTTAGAATTAAAAGTGCGTCGAATCGGAGGGGCTAACTATCAAGTACCAGTCGAAGTTTCTGATGAAAGACGAGTTACTTTAGCTTTACGTTGATTAATTAACTATGCTCGTTTAAGAAACGAAAAAGAAATGACGATTCGTTTAGCAAATGAAATCATTGATGCTTCAAAAAATATCGGGGGCGCAGTGAAAAAACGTGAAGATACCCACAAAATGGCTGAAGCAAATAAAGCCTTTGCCCACTACCGTTGATAATTCAACGGCTTTATTAATTGAAATAGGAGGAAACAAAGAAAATAATGGCAAGAGAATATGCTTTAAAAGATTACCGAAATTTCGGAATCATGGCTCATATTGATGCAGGAAAAACAACGACCAGTGAACGAATCTTGTTCCATACAGGGAAAATTCATAAAATTGGTGAAACCCATGAAGGTGCTTCACAATTGGACTGAATGGCTCAAGAACAAGAACGGGGAATTACTATTACTTCTGCAGCTACTACAGCATTTTGAAAAAACCACCGTTTTAACATTATTGATACTCCTGGACACGTGGATTTCACTGTTGAAGTTGAGCGTTCACTACGAGTATTGGATGGAGCAATTGCAGTGTTGGATGGACAAAGTGGAGTGGAACCTCAAACTGAAACTGTTTGACGTCAAGCAACTACTTATAAAGTACCAAGAATTGTTTTTGTTAACAAAATGGATAAGACTGGAGCTGACTTTGAATATTCAGTCAAAACCATTGGTGAACGTTTAGGAGCACATGCTGCTCCCATTCAACTACCAATTGGTGCTGAAGATGATTTTGATGGAATTATTGATTTAGTGGAAATGAAAGCTTACCACTATGATGGTGCTCCTAATGAAAACCCTACAGAAATCGAAATTCCTGAGAATTTAAAAGATCATGCTCAAGCTTTAAGAATGGAATTGATTGAAGCAGCAGTTGAGTATGATGAAGAATTAATGCTGAAATTTTTAGATGGTGAAGAAATTAGTATTCCTGAATTAAAAGGCGCAATCCGTAAAGGAGTGTTATCAGCAAACTTCTTCCCGGTGTTAGCAGGTTCTGCTTTTAAAAATAAGGGAGTAAAATTATTATTAGATGCAGTAGTTGATTATTTACCCTCACCTCTTGATGTTCCTGCGATTAAAGGAGTATTACTTGATGGAAGTGATGATAGTCGTACTTCAAGTGATGAAGCACCCTTTTCAGCATTAGCGTTTAAAGTGATGACTGATCCGTTTGTGGGAAAATTAACTTTCTTCCGGGTTTATTCTGGAGTTTTAGAAAAAGGAAGTTATGTTTTAAACTCAACTAAAGACCGAAAAGAACGCGTAGGACGAATCTTACAAATGCACGCTAACCACCGAACTGAGATCGATCAAGTTTATGCTGGGGACATTGCTGCAGCTGTAGGGTTAAAAGATACAACCACTGGAGACACTTTAACTGATGATTCCCACCCAATTATTCTTGAATCAATGGAGTTCCCAGAACCAGTAATTCAGTTAGCTTTAGAACCAAAAACTAAAGCTGACCAAGAAAAAATGGGTTTGGCGTTGGCAAAATTAGCTGAAGAAGATCCAACCTTTAGAACTTATACTGACCAAGAAACTGGGCAAACAATTATTGCGGGAATGGGTGAATTACACCTTGATATCATCGTTGATCGCTTAAAACGTGAGTTTAAAGTCGAATCTAATGTTGGTGCTCCTCAAGTTTCTTATCGAGAAACTATTAAACTACCTGGTAAAGGCGAAGGAAAATATATTAAACAATCAGGAGGACGGGGATCGTATGGTCACGTTGTCATTGAATTTGAACCTAACCATGACCAAGGTTTTGAATGGGTTGACAAAATTACTGGAGGAAGAGTTTCTAAAGAGTATATCAACGCTGCTAAGAGTGGTTTAGTTGATGCTCTTCAAAACGGAATTGTTGCTGGTTATCCAATGATTGATGTTAAAGCAACAATTGTTGATGGGTCAATGCATGATGTCGATTCTAACGAATTAGCGTATAAAATCGCGGCTTCATTTGCCTTGAAAGAAGCAGCTAAGAAAATGCAACCTGTGCTGTTAGAACCAATTATGAGTGTCGAAGTAACTGTTCCTGATGAGTATTATGGAGATGTCATGGGAAATATTTCTTCAAAACGTGGTTTGATTGAAGGATCAGAACAACGGGGAAATGCTCAAACGATTAAATCTAAGGTTCCGTTGACTGAGATGTTTGGGTATGCAACTGAATTACGTTCTTTCACTCAAGGTCGGGGAAATTACACAATGATTTTCTCTCACTATGCTGAAGCACCAAAAATGGTCGCTGAAGAAATTATCAAAAAAAACTCAAAATAATTGATCATCAAAGTTAGTTCTTGCTAAGTCAATCAATTATAATTAGAATTAGATAAATAAGAACAAGTTTCGCCCCACTTAGGGGCGGTAGTACCTTACACGTGTAAGGATCGATAATAGTTGATAAGACTAGCTATCGTTTAAGAAAGGAAATAGAAAAATGGCAAAACAAGCATTTGATCGTAGTTTACCTCACGTTAATATCGGAACCATTGGTCACGTTGATCATGGGAAAACTACTTTAACCGCTGCAATTACCAAAGTTTTAGCAGCTGATGGTGGGGCTGAATTTACTGATTACGCCCACATCGATAAGGCACCCGAAGAAAGAGAACGGGGAATTACTATCAACACTTCTCACGTTGAATACAAAACTAAAAAACGTCACTACGCACACGTTGACTGTCCAGGACATGCTGATTATGTTAAAAACATGATTACTGGAGCTGCTCAAATGGATGGAGCAATCTTAGTGGTTGCTGCCACTGATGGACCAATGCCTCAAACTCGTGAACACATCTTGTTATCACGTCAAGTAGGAGTACCACGTATGGTTGTCTTCTTGAATAAGTGTGACATGGTTGATGACGAAGAATTAATCGATTTAGTGGAAATGGAAGTTCGTGACTTATTAAGTGAATACGAATTTGATGGGGATAATACTCCAGTAATCCGTGGTTCAGCTTTAGGAGCACTAAATGGTGATCAAAAATGAATGGATGCAATCCATGCTTTAATGGATGCAGTGGATGAATACATTCCAACTCCTGAAAGAGATAAAGAAAAACCATTCTTAATGCCAGTAGAAGATGTTTTCACTATTACTGGTAGAGGAACTGTAGCTACTGGAAGAATTGAACGTGGACAAGTTAAAGTTAATGACGAAGTTGAAATCGTTGGTTTAACTACTAATCCAAAGAAAACTGTGGTTACTGGATTAGAAATGTTTAGAAAGTTATTAGACTACGCAGAAGCTGGAGATAATGTTGGTGCATTATTACGGGGAGTTGATCGTAAAGATATCGAACGTGGACAAGTGTTGGCAAAACCAGGAACTATTCACCCTCACACTAAGTTGAAAGCCTCAGTTTATGCTTTAACTCAAGAAGAAGGGGGACGTCACAAACCATTCTTTAATAAATACCGTCCTCAATTCTACTTCCGTACCACTGATGTTACTGGAGAAGTTCAGTTACCACAAGGAACTGACATGGTCATGCCAGGAGATAACGTGGAAATGGAAATCGAATTAATCAAACCAATTGCTGTTGAACAAGGAACCAAGTTCTCAATCCGTGAAGGTGGAAGAACAATTGGAGCTGGAACAGTTATTGAAGTTGAAAAATAGTCAACTTAAATTAGTTCAAATCAAGTAAACAACCACTATATAGTGGTTGTTTTTTCTTTGTCAAGCAAAAATGCTATAATCAAGGTAATGATTTTTTAAAGGGAGAAATTTATATGATTAAATTAAATGCCACTGATGCAAGTGATTTAAAAGTAGTTGTTGCCACTGATGCAGAAATTGAAAATAACCACTTTTTAAAAGCTACCAAAGATAGTTTCTTAGTTGACTTTGGTCAAAAAACTGTTTATTTAAAGTTAGATTTGAAAGCAGAAGATCGTCGCAAGGAACTAAAGAAAGTGATTAATAGTTTAGTTGTTAAAAATGTTGCTAACCTAAGTCTTGATCTTGATGCTTTGATTAAAGTTTATAGCAATGATCAGTTTAACGCTGAACAAATCTTTAATACGGTTGTAGAAACAATCGCTTTTGTTAGTCACCCTGTATACAGTGATAAAAAAACAAATTCTAAAAAACCAGATTATCTTTATAATTTAACAAGTCTTGATGACAAGTTTAATGATTTATTTACTAAAGCATTAATTAAAACAGAAATGGTTAATTATGCGCGTGATTTACAAGACACTCCCCCTAACTTAGCAACTAGTGAATGATTGGCTGAAAAGATTAAAGCTGATGCTAAAACGATTCCAGGAGTAAAGTTAACAGTTCTGGGTTTAGAAGAAGCAAAAAAACTGGGGATGGGACTTTTGCTTGCAGTTAACAGTGCTAGTGAGTTTGAACCCCGAGTAGTAATTGCTGAATATAATGGAGAAGCAAGTAAACCAAAAACTGTCTTGGTTGGAAAAGGGATTACTTTTGATAGTGGAGGTTATAACTTGAAACCTTCTCAATTCATGAAGGGGATGAAGTTTGACATGTCAGGAGCAGCGATTATGATTTCAACTGTTTTTGCGCTTGCCAAAGCCCAAGCAAAGGCGAATGTGGCTGCGGTAGGAATGTTTACTGATAATCGCATTGGTGGTCACGGAACTTTACCTGAATCAGTGATCAAATCAATGAATGGTTTAACTGTTCAAATCGATAATACTGATGCGGAGGGTCGTTTAGTTTTAGCTGATGGTTTAACTTATGGAGTTAGAGAATTAAAAGCAGAACGTTTAATTGAAGCATCGACGCTAACAGGAGCAATTAGTGTAGCATTAGGTCCCTGAGCAACAGGTGGATTTACTAAATCTGATGCTTTGTGAAAAGAAGTAAA
This genomic stretch from Mesoplasma sp. JKS002658 harbors:
- a CDS encoding M17 family metallopeptidase; translated protein: MIKLNATDASDLKVVVATDAEIENNHFLKATKDSFLVDFGQKTVYLKLDLKAEDRRKELKKVINSLVVKNVANLSLDLDALIKVYSNDQFNAEQIFNTVVETIAFVSHPVYSDKKTNSKKPDYLYNLTSLDDKFNDLFTKALIKTEMVNYARDLQDTPPNLATSEWLAEKIKADAKTIPGVKLTVLGLEEAKKLGMGLLLAVNSASEFEPRVVIAEYNGEASKPKTVLVGKGITFDSGGYNLKPSQFMKGMKFDMSGAAIMISTVFALAKAQAKANVAAVGMFTDNRIGGHGTLPESVIKSMNGLTVQIDNTDAEGRLVLADGLTYGVRELKAERLIEASTLTGAISVALGPWATGGFTKSDALWKEVKNASLQTGEAIWRLPIYPEHLEVMKKTPIADLTNSEPGRNAGSSTAAAFLNEFAEGLDYIHLDIASTADDSDRGTGVLVKTLFELLAN
- the tuf gene encoding elongation factor Tu — encoded protein: MAKQAFDRSLPHVNIGTIGHVDHGKTTLTAAITKVLAADGGAEFTDYAHIDKAPEERERGITINTSHVEYKTKKRHYAHVDCPGHADYVKNMITGAAQMDGAILVVAATDGPMPQTREHILLSRQVGVPRMVVFLNKCDMVDDEELIDLVEMEVRDLLSEYEFDGDNTPVIRGSALGALNGDQKWMDAIHALMDAVDEYIPTPERDKEKPFLMPVEDVFTITGRGTVATGRIERGQVKVNDEVEIVGLTTNPKKTVVTGLEMFRKLLDYAEAGDNVGALLRGVDRKDIERGQVLAKPGTIHPHTKLKASVYALTQEEGGRHKPFFNKYRPQFYFRTTDVTGEVQLPQGTDMVMPGDNVEMEIELIKPIAVEQGTKFSIREGGRTIGAGTVIEVEK
- the rpsG gene encoding 30S ribosomal protein S7; this translates as MRKNQAEKRDVLPDPVYNSKLVTRTVNKIMLDGKKGTAQTILYQAFEIIKEKTQENPIDVFNKAIENIQPHLELKVRRIGGANYQVPVEVSDERRVTLALRWLINYARLRNEKEMTIRLANEIIDASKNIGGAVKKREDTHKMAEANKAFAHYRW
- the rpsL gene encoding 30S ribosomal protein S12, which translates into the protein MPTINQLVKSNREKKTWKTKAPALNRGINTLQKKVTKVSSPQKRGVCTRVATMTPKKPNSALRKYARVRLTNGMEVNAYIPGEGHNLQEHSVVLIRGGRVKDLPGVRYHIIRGTLDTQAVNNRQQARSRYGAKKPKA
- the fusA gene encoding elongation factor G, translating into MAREYALKDYRNFGIMAHIDAGKTTTSERILFHTGKIHKIGETHEGASQLDWMAQEQERGITITSAATTAFWKNHRFNIIDTPGHVDFTVEVERSLRVLDGAIAVLDGQSGVEPQTETVWRQATTYKVPRIVFVNKMDKTGADFEYSVKTIGERLGAHAAPIQLPIGAEDDFDGIIDLVEMKAYHYDGAPNENPTEIEIPENLKDHAQALRMELIEAAVEYDEELMLKFLDGEEISIPELKGAIRKGVLSANFFPVLAGSAFKNKGVKLLLDAVVDYLPSPLDVPAIKGVLLDGSDDSRTSSDEAPFSALAFKVMTDPFVGKLTFFRVYSGVLEKGSYVLNSTKDRKERVGRILQMHANHRTEIDQVYAGDIAAAVGLKDTTTGDTLTDDSHPIILESMEFPEPVIQLALEPKTKADQEKMGLALAKLAEEDPTFRTYTDQETGQTIIAGMGELHLDIIVDRLKREFKVESNVGAPQVSYRETIKLPGKGEGKYIKQSGGRGSYGHVVIEFEPNHDQGFEWVDKITGGRVSKEYINAAKSGLVDALQNGIVAGYPMIDVKATIVDGSMHDVDSNELAYKIAASFALKEAAKKMQPVLLEPIMSVEVTVPDEYYGDVMGNISSKRGLIEGSEQRGNAQTIKSKVPLTEMFGYATELRSFTQGRGNYTMIFSHYAEAPKMVAEEIIKKNSK